In the genome of Gammaproteobacteria bacterium, the window TTCGGTTGTTACCGCTAGTATGCCTCAAGGGCCTAATGGGCCAATTATGCCTGATATTCTGGAGATACTGGGAGATGAGGTAATTGAAAGGCCTGGTGAAATTAATGCCTGGGATAACCCGGAGTTTAAAGATGCAATCGAAAAAACAGGACGAAAAAAAATCATTATGGCGGGGGTGGTGACAGATGTATGTTTGCTATTCCCAGCTATTTCTGCGGTTGCTGAGGGCTATGATGTTTACGCTGTAATTGATGCTTCAGGCACCTGGAACAAGTCTGTGCAAGAAATTAGCTTACACCGCATGACTCAAGCGGGTGTTAAGGTCTCCACTTGGGCATCT includes:
- a CDS encoding isochorismatase family protein, encoding MSTKNVYAERLTADNSVLAMIDHQTGLMVSCRDYDPHLLRANIRGLCTLAKTISLPSVVTASMPQGPNGPIMPDILEILGDEVIERPGEINAWDNPEFKDAIEKTGRKKIIMAGVVTDVCLLFPAISAVAEGYDVYAVIDASGTWNKSVQEISLHRMTQAGVKVSTWASILAELMNDWRSEKGMELGGVLGEHTSYRWVYDSFLTASKNSK